CAGAAGATATAGTTCCAGTCTTGAAAAAGGTTGGATGTTTCAATCTTTCAGAGATCAATAATGTGCTTTCTAGGTCTCTAAGGCAGTTGGATTACTTAAAATCTTATACCGAATTTCTAGTTAAGAATGGTATTAAACCAGATTTTAGGCCCAGCATCGAATTCATAATCGATGAATCTATAAATGAAAATGACGAGTTTGAGCGCCAAGTTATTAGCTTGGTTTATAAAATTGGAAAAAGAGCTTTTGACAAGATACCCTCATTGGATGATGCTTTCAAAGAAGCGTTTGCAAAAGCTTCTGTTTCTATCAAATTTCACAATGAAATATCTTTTAGGAAGAACGCATGTGAAATTTCAGCGGATGAAAGGTCAGCTGCCGTGATTACGGCTTACTATGAAAAATCGAAGGAAATAGGTGCTGTTTTATTAGAAGATTTGCTTAAAGACTTGGATTTAGTTAAATCTTCTTATGATAAAAGGGATGATGTTGAATTCAAATTCTTGATTAGCCAATTGAGAGAGGGAAATTGGTTTGACAGCAGTGGTGCCTATATAAAAGCCTTTTTAGATGCATCAAAAAAGGAAATCAAAGAACAGATTTCCAAGATTGAAAAATTCACAATATTACAGGAGGTCGTTAAGAACACTTTTCAGAAAGTTAGGATCACTACCGTTGAGAAAGCCATTGATGCTCAAGTGTTTGGCGCATATATAATTATGTTCTCAAAGGGGAGCAAAGGGAGTAAATTAGGGCCATTAGTGAATAAGTTATCCATAAGGGATTTGGAAAATTCAAATCCTGAAGATAAGTGGCGCTACAAATCTCCTGATGATCTATAAGCCATTGAGAAAACGTATGGATTAAGGCCTAAATATGACTTTATGAATTTTTCAAACAGCACCAGGATAGGGGTTTTGGACAAAGGAGAAAAATTTCTTGAGTTCAAAAATAATTTTTTGAATGATTTAAAAATAATTCTCAAATTGGAGGAAAAATCCGGCATTGGATTAGTGGTTCAAAGAATAACACCTTCTATTTACAGTTTCGGCCAACTTGAATACGAAGATTTAGTAGAAATAAAGGATTTAGATATTGCCAATTACATTGCACTCCTAGCTGGCGACCATATTCCCGAAGCAGACCAAGCAAGCGTAATAAGACTTGATAAAGATGTTGACCTTTTCGAAATTGTAAATATGAAATCTATTTATGAACTCATCAAGGTAAAAGGTGAAGATAGCGCAGGTAATGAGAGAAAGATCTTAGAATCACTCGATTTGAAGAAGAAAATTCTAGAAAAGCTTGGAACAGATTTAAAATCATTAGCATTAGATATAGGTTCTGGGGTAAGAAGTAAGGAGGAAATAACTCCAATAATAAGGGATGTTTTGGAATATAGTTTTTCATCCCAGTTAGGTTTAAGGGGAAAAGCGAAAGATCGTGCAAATTTATTGTCAAAGCGGTTTTCAGATGTGCTGGAGCAGCTTTCACTCCTCTATAAGATGCAGTAGAAATATTTAAAGAGAGTCTGGTTGTAATGATTATCGCAACATGATAGCATTCGTTAGCAAAATCTACGTTATAATAAAAAAATCACTAAATTCTTATACCATCGGCACATGGATGTATTACAAATGACAAGATACCAACCCATTATTGATGTGCTTATAAATAGCGGGGTTTATGACATAGTATATTTTGACCATGAAACTGAATTACCTATCCCATATCGGAATATTGGTTTCTTGAAGAGAAATGCTTTGCAAGAACAATCTGGAAAAGGAAGAGTACTTCATAAAAAGTGGCCTGATGTCTGTGGAATTAGTAATGATAAACTTAAAATAATAATTGAAGAGGAGCGGAAACCGCCAAACAATACAATTGAAGAGGATATAAATATAATATCCAAATGTAAATATCTTTGGGTAGATAACAAAGAATTTCCTTTTGATCCAGAGTGTACTCTTTTTATCCTATTATATAATAACATCAACAGCATACCAGAGAATGTTATTGAGAATAAAGGTAACCTTAAAAGAATTGTTGTGTGCGATAAGCAATTATTCGAACAGAAATACACACAGTATGTTTGAGGCAATAATTAAGTAAGATATTGTATCTTGGGATAACTACCAATGCAAATTGAAACGGTAGCATAATGATTAAAGGCACTGAGGGCCAAAGAAGCGAACGAAAATCAATCAATCCATAGTAAGAGATCGCATTTGAACCAAAAGTTACCAGAGGTATGTAACGACCGATAACAACATTTAATACCAGTCGCAATCATTTCTTCTTGAGGTGAGAGTGGATGTTCATTGAAAAGCTTGTTTCCAGAGGGCTTGCTCATTTCTCCTATATTGCAGGAAATGATAGGGATGCGTTCGTAGTTGATCCTAAAAGAGATGTGGATTCGTATATTGAAATTGCGAAAAACAAATGCTGCAGGATACGGTATGTTTTTGAGACGCACTGCAATGAGGATTACCTGATAGGGTCGCTGGAACTTGAAAAGCTAACAGGTTGCAGGATAATCCACAGCAATCAAATTGATTTTGGCTATGGTGAGCCGACAGCTGAAAATGATACCTTCGACATCGGCGGCATGAAGATTAAGGTTATTGAAACCCCAGGACACTCCCCGGATAGCCTGAGCTTTGTACTTTATGCGCCCTCCGGGGAAAAACCTCTTGCTGTTTTTACAGGGGACGCGCTTTTTTATGGAAATGTAGGAAGGACTGATCTTTTCGGAAGGGAAAAGACGGGTGAATATGCATCTATTCTTTATGACTCTGTGCACGGGAAACTCCTTTCATTAGGTGATGGAACAATCGTGTATCCAGCCCATGGAGCAGGCTCAGCATGCGGCGGCGCAATGGCAGATATTGTAATAAGTACGATAGGATATGAGCGAGCCGCAAATCCCATGCTTGATCTCACGCGTGAGGAATTTGTCGAAATGAAAAAGAGAGAAAATATTCCGCTACCCCCTTATTTTGCCAGGATGGCAGATCATAACCAGAATGGTCCAGGTTTGCTTGAGCCCGGTCGGGTCGAGCCACTGGATGCTACCACGTTCGCAGGCGTTATGTCGAACTCCACAATCTTAGATACCCGCTCTCCTACCTCCTTTGCCAGCGCGCATATCAAAGATTCATATAATATCTGGCTCGGAGGATTGCCTTCATTTGCAGGCTGGATCGTTGATTATGAAAAGGATATCCTGCTTGTGACAGAGAGACAGGAGGATGTTGAGGCAGCGTTACGATATCTTGCAAGGATCGGGTTTGATAAAGCAAGGGGGTATCTTTGCAAGGGTATCGAAGACTGGGAGGTTCATGGAATGAGTCTTGAGCAAAGCGGTATTTATACCGTGGACAATCTTCATGAGAAACTGGCAGAAAACGAACTATTTGTGCTGGATGTTCGAAAGAAGGAGGAATACACCGGGGGTCATATTCCTGGAGCCGTAAATATATATGTGGGTGAACTTGAGAAAAGACTGTCTGAGGTTCCGCCAGACCGTCCTGTTGTTTCTGTTTGTTCCACAGGCAACAGGTCGGGGATCGGAGCAAGCATCCTGGCGCGCGGGAATTTTAAGAATGTGTATAACCTTATCGGAGGCATGAAAGCATGGAAGGAGAAAGGTTATCCTGCAAAAAAAGGTTAAAGATTATACATCAAGATATCAAGATGATAACGGATCATGAATAGCAATTGTATATTCTGCAACATTATCAGGGGTAAATCTCCTGCAAATTTTATTTATAAAGATGAAAGCTTCGTGGTTTTCCATAATATAAAACCTTCAGCGCCCGTACATGTCCTGATGGTGCCTGTTGAGCACATTGAAAGTGTCAATGAGCTAAAAGAGCATAATGTGGGGGTTGTATCGAGGATGATCCTCAAATCAAAGGAAATAGCTGAGGAACTGGGTATTAAAGACAGCGGTTACAAACTTGTAATAAACGTGGGCAGCGGAGCCGGACAGGTTATATTTCATTTGCATATTCATCTTTTGGGTGGATGGAACAAAAGTTAAGGTCAGGTGTTTCTCTTTTTCAATAATTCCAATACTTCCTCCTGGGTGAGGTCATGCCATTCCTCATATGCATCAGCTACGGCAAATATTCTTGTTTCCCGGATGTTAGGGCAGAAAATTTCATCGACATAGGGAGCAACAAGATCGATTGCGCTTTCTGATGCAGTTGGAACTGCGACAATGATCTTTGCCGGAGATAGTCTTTTTACGGAACTTATGGCTGCAAGAAGCGTGTAACCTGAAGCCAGCCCGTCATCCACGATTATCGCTGTCCTGCCTTTCAGATCAGGAAATGGTCTTTTTCCCCGGAATATTTCCATTCTTTTATCAAGCTCACTTTTGACATCTGCGATTATTGAATCGATTTCAGAATCGCTCAATTGAAGCTGTTCCACTAATTTCTCATTTAGCTTCACCTCTCCATTCCAGCTCATCGAACCAAACCCGGCTTCAGTGTTGAAAGGAACAGGGAGCTTTCTGACGATTATTAAATCCATCCGAAGTCCGAGTTTTTCTGCGATAGCACTTCCTACAGGAACACCTCCCGATGGTATAGCCAGCACCATAGAATCTTTTCCGATATAAGGTCTCAGTTCTCTTGCAAGAATTTCCCCTGCATGTACCCTGTCCCTGAATACATGATTTTTATTTCTCAATTCCCTCTGTTCGATTATTTTTGCCATTTGACTCCCCCGGTATTTGATGCGAACGTTTAATATTAACAGTACTCAGGAAGTTATAAATTCTATGGATATGAAATAATATATCATGGAGTGAAGGTTATGCAAATCTGGGAAATCCGGATTGGTTAATCAAACGTTCAAAGTCAATATATCCGTTTCAAAGGAGGTATATATGAAAGCAGCACAAATTAATAAGTACGGAGATAACGAGGTTGTTGAGATTAATATGAACGCGCCGGAACCAACAGTAACCCGGGGGCACCTTCTCATTGAGGTGTATGCGGCCGGGGTTAATCCGATTGATTGGAAAATCCGCGAAGGATACATCCGGCAAAAGGTGCAGTTGAAGTTCCCGGCGACTCTGGGAGGGGATTTTTCAGGCGTCGTGGCAGAAGTGGGAGAAGGCGTTCAGGGATTCAAAAAAGGCGATGAAATTTACGGTCAGGCCAGTATCACAAAAGGCGGGTCGGGATCGTTTGCCGAATTTGCCACGGCTGATATGAATACTGCGGCACATAAACCAGGGATATTGAGCCATGCTGAAGCAGCCGCACTGCCGCTGACAGGTGTAAGTGCATGGCAGTCACTCGTTGATCATATAGGTCTTTCCAGTGGCAAAAAGATCCTTATCCATGGGGGCGCAGGTGGTATCGGTTCAATGGCCATCCAGATAGCCAAACACCT
Above is a window of Candidatus Methanoperedens sp. DNA encoding:
- a CDS encoding MBL fold metallo-hydrolase, translated to MFIEKLVSRGLAHFSYIAGNDRDAFVVDPKRDVDSYIEIAKNKCCRIRYVFETHCNEDYLIGSLELEKLTGCRIIHSNQIDFGYGEPTAENDTFDIGGMKIKVIETPGHSPDSLSFVLYAPSGEKPLAVFTGDALFYGNVGRTDLFGREKTGEYASILYDSVHGKLLSLGDGTIVYPAHGAGSACGGAMADIVISTIGYERAANPMLDLTREEFVEMKKRENIPLPPYFARMADHNQNGPGLLEPGRVEPLDATTFAGVMSNSTILDTRSPTSFASAHIKDSYNIWLGGLPSFAGWIVDYEKDILLVTERQEDVEAALRYLARIGFDKARGYLCKGIEDWEVHGMSLEQSGIYTVDNLHEKLAENELFVLDVRKKEEYTGGHIPGAVNIYVGELEKRLSEVPPDRPVVSVCSTGNRSGIGASILARGNFKNVYNLIGGMKAWKEKGYPAKKG
- a CDS encoding histidine triad nucleotide-binding protein, yielding MNSNCIFCNIIRGKSPANFIYKDESFVVFHNIKPSAPVHVLMVPVEHIESVNELKEHNVGVVSRMILKSKEIAEELGIKDSGYKLVINVGSGAGQVIFHLHIHLLGGWNKS
- a CDS encoding NADP-dependent oxidoreductase, which gives rise to MKAAQINKYGDNEVVEINMNAPEPTVTRGHLLIEVYAAGVNPIDWKIREGYIRQKVQLKFPATLGGDFSGVVAEVGEGVQGFKKGDEIYGQASITKGGSGSFAEFATADMNTAAHKPGILSHAEAAALPLTGVSAWQSLVDHIGLSSGKKILIHGGAGGIGSMAIQIAKHLRAYVATTVSLKDMEFARELGADEVIDYKNQSFEDIIHDYDAVFDTVGGKTYTGSHRVLKRGGIIVSMLEQPNPDLMEQYKVKAIGQLTQVTGERLSKLAELADKRVIKVHVEKAFPLEEAQEALEFQQNGHPRGKVVLEIKNTRNKSQD
- a CDS encoding phosphoribosyltransferase; this translates as MAKIIEQRELRNKNHVFRDRVHAGEILARELRPYIGKDSMVLAIPSGGVPVGSAIAEKLGLRMDLIIVRKLPVPFNTEAGFGSMSWNGEVKLNEKLVEQLQLSDSEIDSIIADVKSELDKRMEIFRGKRPFPDLKGRTAIIVDDGLASGYTLLAAISSVKRLSPAKIIVAVPTASESAIDLVAPYVDEIFCPNIRETRIFAVADAYEEWHDLTQEEVLELLKKRNT